The stretch of DNA ggtgcataatattatctaaatggggaacagaaccagaggagggcagataaacctaaaactataaaacacaaaactaaacctaaagactgagggccaaaaatacacaactaataactagacggatgaggaggactaaataaagattgattaggaagggggaatgattagaaagacacctgagggaagtctatagagggctggggataataatgggacacaagaggtaaaacctggagtgggaactggaggggctggggaacaaggggacacagaacatgacaatttcttttatttgttttcagaTCCCGATCAACCTTTTTTCAACATTTCATTTGTTGTTCTTGTGCTTAATTTAGTCAAACTCATTTTTGACTCTTATTTAATTAATTACACTTTGATCAAAAATAATCCTGCTGACTCTGATGTTGGTCTCTGGAAGTCTAATTCCTGCATGTCACCATAAATAACCAGCCATCCGTGCAGAGGAACGGATGAGACTCCTCAGAAGTAGGTGATCATATGTCCGCTGTTTCCACTGGAAACATATGCTCACATTATGTAACATGTTGACTTTTGAGCTATTAGATCATGTTGAGCCTGAGTGTTTCATCCCTTAAGACATTCCTGTAGCTTCAGCTGGATCTGAATTGTCTGCTTTAGTCATTAATTCTACTGACACACTGTTTCATGAAAACACAAACTTCTTCTGTATTTGTTTTGTATTATAAAAAAGATGATTCCAGCCTAAAGGAATAAATATTTCAAGAGGTCCTTTCACTCATATTTAAATACAGTTTCATTGGTCTCTAGTGTCAgggtctgcgtcctgcgtctccctctctaggtttcccttatgtgtctccttgtctgcatccctcctcgtgcctccttgtgttcccaggccactccaggttttttccccttaggtgttcccccCATGTTTCAGCGTCCCGGTGtgtccccaaccccctccaggctctctagGCTTCCTTTACGTTTTTCCTTAGACaccttttatcattagtcttctgttaagtgttttatctagtctgttttctccctctagttcattttgatcccttccccatttttaggtctggtttcctcccctgctccgttgtgctcctcctctgtaaatggtctcacctgtgcacaattccctaatcacccagcccttgtgtatataaccctgtttgcatctcaggccctgtccacatgtagccggggatctgccaaaacgtagatatttttctacgttttggcctgtcatccacacgaaaactgagttttttcacacgaaaacggatctttttaaaatttccggccaaagtgaagatctgcattttctccattttgggtgtctgcgtgtggacagacaaaacctgaGTTttgaggtccgcaacgtcactttccgcgacaaaaaatgctgacatcacgtgtgcgacctgtgttcacactagccgacagcatggatgccctcagagctgcgctcgctttatcaattgtccaagcgctttttgcttgtttgtttttgcaagcggaattactgctccttgcggaagaccacagacgaaggatgagtttaagaacgggggaagtactgccgcctacgggtctggcatgtccttaacaatgtatttatccgggtacgtgtggacagagttttgttttaaaacgtggtggtgtggatgcaagtttttggaggggcggatattcgttttcaaaaaaacccggctacgtgtggactaggcctcagtgtggttgttggtccattgtttgtgtcagcgttgtctcgccCCCTCTAGGTATTTGGAATTTCTATAGATCTCTTGTGTTTTGGGATATTCCCAGGGTTTTGATTCTTGGATTTTTGGAGTTTTGGCTTTTGGCTTCTGGCCCTTTGGATTTAcctctaaataaaggatttttacattttcactactcctgccttgtgtcatcctgggtctgaATCTTGGGTCCTGACCTCCCCCAACTCACCGCGTGACATCTAGTAGGAGTTCATGCCTTGTAAGTTGCACTCTGGGggtaaaaagctccggtgcacccgtttcagcatggagaattcagccaaaagagaaagtagcttcagacgacaggtttggagtcttatttcctgataaatGGTCATCTCACCTCTAATTGaaaaacagcaacgtgactctaccaatggatttatttgctttgcaacgctgatgttttattcccacaagtaacacaaggctaaaggagttctgctgcgtggtggatatgctaatgctaacattagctcctactagttgagacgttctctgctagccttccccgtcgtgagccaagattggTGAGTCCACGACTCTTAAGtgacaggattttcaaatcctagagttttatcatcttctatcagaaggtaatgcaggagataggtgtaggagactagttttgtgttcagcctgcatgaaaaacacagTGTCTGATCattgtaaaaataataaatataaatggtttctcagtgaaggacctctttaaggaAGCTAGTTTATATCATCAAATACTCAAAAGTGGGAAGAATTAAAAGTCAAGGCCCCATTTAGGGTTTAATTTAGAATCTCTGTTTGATTACTAATCAGGTCCTTCTTGTGATTAATTTTGACATCAACACAGATCCACATGAAGACAAAAGCACTGCATAAATCATTATAAAGTGTTATCAACCTAGACTTTTTCAGCAAACAggacagtttgtttgtttgtttgtttatttattgcctTAAACATCTTTGAGACACTTTGATAACATTGCAGGACAGAGACAAAATACAGGAATAAAGCAGCTCTGATATGAAAGCCATTAAACAGCAAGGGTACTTTCTGTTCTTCTCTTCTTTTTGTGCTACTCAAAACAAATGGAAAAAAAACAGGGACCGCCACATAACTGAGCTGCAGGGTAAATCTTCTGACCTGGATAGCTGCCCAGATCCTAAACTTTCTCATAAAGCCCGGGCTGAAGAACCTAAAATAGTTCTGAAGATGCGAGGCCAAGCTGCCAGTCATGCAGAATAGAGCAGATGGGGTTTCTGAGTACCCTCACGGTGCCTCGTCTCGATGCCCTTTCCTCTCTTTCTGAAGCACTCCCTCCTTTGACAGGAATCTGTCCTCACATGGCCTCGGCTGAATCTGTTTGCTGAGAGTCACCAGCTGCCTACAATTTATTATTCTGTTTCCTTCTCTTCAAACTACAGTCAATACTGTGGCAGGGGAACTTGGCTTGCTGCAGAGGGCTTTAATGAGGCCTGATTGGTCTTCAGAGGAAGAGGCTTGACGGTGAAGAAAGAACTCAGCAAATCACCTGTGACTTGGTGGTCAGAGCTCCATCCATCGGCTCGTTTAGGAACAGCTGACTAACCCACTTGTGTTGATTTATACCTGTCTGGTGCTGACTCGACTCACTAGAGCCTTTCTGCATAAGCTGCTGCACGGCGTCACGACTTCACCAACAGTCCAGGAAATCTCCTTCAAATTTAATTCAACAATAGAGAACCCTATTTTCCacatttcttcttttttcattatATGTAAAAGAAAACTGCCTGTTTTGAAAGCTTCTTTAGAGGACAGCTTTGTTTGGACAGGTAGGGCAGGCAATTGTTTGGGGCCCCCAGACCACAAGGGGTCTGCAGAGGGTCCACAAAGTGTGAAACAAGTCAGAACCGCAACGGCAACTGCAAGGTGAGACAGTGAAAAGCTGTCATGTACACACTGAGGGTTCCCTCTCACACCCTTCGATAGTGCCCTCCCCGCATCCAAATTCCCCAGCCTGAGACCGGCCTCACACTTCCTTTTCAATAACTTCCTCATCCCACCTCACCCTCCCGCTCCGATGGAAAACCTTGTACGCACCGCGACCCCCCTTGGAATTAGACAGAGAAACAGCGCTTCCTTGTCTGCATCGGACATCAATTATTTTTGCttggggccacacacacacacacacacacacacacacacacacacacacacacacacacacacacacacagagagagagagagagagagaactgttCAGAACAATGTTTAAAAAGGAGCAAAACCGTTTATTAAAACTCAGTCCAGAAGGTTGCTACATACATTAAATACTGAAACTTCAACACACAAGGAAACGTTTTCTGGTCTCTGACATCATATAAAAATATACTATGTCATATTTCACATTTTTTACATTTAGAAGGCAATTTAAATCACAATGACCATAAATATTCACACAGTtagtcctcacttttttttattttttataaaataactttattgaaaaacagattttttttcataTAAAACACCGGCTTGAACATGAAAGCTGACTCCGTTTTGGAGTTCTTTATttcaaaaaaggaaaaaagtGACTTTTACAAAAGGGTTGTTGTGACGTGGACACAGCTCCACGGCTGGAGTAGCATGGCCACGGTATTCCAGAGCTACACACAACCAAGCTTCGTGGCAGCTTGGTGTAAAATCTTGGCACTGACACTTGCATCACACAAACAGTGTTTGGTCTCACTTTTTAAAAGTAATGGCTTTAACTTGTTCCATTACAACATGTTGATATTGCAGCTTTGTGCATCTAACACTGAACTTTGGGAAGACATAGGTGACGCGAGTCAATGTAAAACACTACAGCTGTTGTAGGTAGCATCCATACACCGCACAGGAAACGCCACCAGGGGGCAGTCTGCTACAAGGCAGATGGAACAAGAGTTCTGGTCCAACTACCACAAACAACACAGATGAAAAGCCGAGAAGAATAATGTGTAAGGAgtcaaatgtttaaataaaaaggcACGAAAAGAGTCAAATCGGAGGAAACGTTGAGATCCAGCCGCTGTACTCCGGTTCCTGAGCAGCGGCTGGTGTAGCACTTTCATCGAAAGGAAAAAACTGTTGAAGCATAAAACACTTTGAAAAGAAAGTTCATGACTGACGGGACCTTTAGGAGGGAAGTAAAACGTCACTACTTCAAGCGCTGCCTCTGATTctcattttgtttttcaacttgttTCTGTCTTAGCCGAGTGGTGTCATTGCTTTGGCAAACGGAAGTCCCGGATCAGCCTCTTGTCAGGAGTGACTCGGTTCAGTTTTTCTCTAGAAACGGGTCAGCAATCTGCTTTCagacaggagaagagccagacttGTAAACTACAGACTTTAGGTGTGATGACTAAACAGCGATGGCCCAGACAAAATAAATTGTCCGCTGCAACATCACTTGATCGTATTtttgcacacctctaaacacatGTTCTCCAGCTTGCAGGATTCTTTAAGGCACAGCGGCACTGAAATGTCGAGGAACACTGCAACAGTTTCTCATCCAATCTCTGATATATACAGACTTTGACGACCCACGTCACCGTTTGTTCAGATCCATACGGAGGGCTTGCCCTCTCCAGAtttactgctgctgctgttgctgctgctgcctccTCCACTACTGCCCCCCTTCCCGTGCTTCACTCTGTGTTTGCGCTCTTTCTGAGGATGAGGATGTGGCTGTGGTTGGGCTTGGATGATGTTACTCTGAGGCTTGTCATCCTGAGTCTCTTCAAGTTGCTCCTCGGTCCGATGCTGCTGGCTATAGGCCTGGATGGCTGCTTCCAGTTGCTCGTGAGCTTGCTGGATCATGTCCTTATTGAGAGCCACGCGGGCTTCTCCTCCCGTGGGGAAATTGTCCTCATTGCTACCaaactgctgctgctcctcctgagCAATGTTGGCCCGGTTCTGCTTGCATGCTATCTTAGCATTGCTAAGGTCCGTGTAGGGCATCTGTTCTGGCTTCACGACGATGTTGTACCCCGGTGGGGCTGATGGGGTGTTCCATGAGAATGGGTATCCAACATAATCTGCAGCACCATCTCCACCCACGCCACCTTCAGAGCCTGCCTCAGGCCCAGTCCCCCCCACAGAGCCCTCCACACCACTGTTACTGCTCAACAAACCCAGTTGGAACTCGTCGTCCTGAGGCGGGCATCGCCGACGGCGGATAAGGTCGCAGATGGAACCTATTCCCAAATGAAGCATCTCCCAGACATTGAGGGTGAGGCAAAGGACAGTAACACCATACATGATGCGCAGGAAGATGGTTTTCTCCGTTGGCCGGGACACAAAGCAGTCAACACTGTGAGGGCAAGGTTTTCCAGAGCACACGAAGACTGGTTTCACACGGAAACCATACAGCAGGTACTGCCCTGCCAGGAAGCCCGCCTCTAGAACAGTCCGAGTCACCAGCTGCATAGCATAAACCCGCATCAGTCCTTCGTCTCGGATACGCGTGCGCCCATCGTGACGGATTTTGGGTCTGGGCATTGGCTGCAGTGGATCTCGAGGCCTTTTTGGTGGTTCGATTTCTGGCACCTCATAGATCATAGGATCGTCCTCCTGGTCCTCCTCGGTCTCCTCGATGCTTTTGTGCTGTCGGGCTCCAAAGCAGATTTTCCTGGGTTTTCTGTGTGTGTAGCTCCCTCCTCCTGTTCTGACAGCGGCAGATCCAACCCCCCCTTTTGATTCGTCTAGTCGTGCAATCTTGTTGACGGCGTAGCCCATGTAAATGAGAGAGGGCATGGCAACGAGGATGATCTGGAAGACCCAGAAACGGACATGAGACAAAGGGGCGAAGGCGTCGTAGCACACGTTCTCACAGCCCGGCTGACCAGAGTTGCAGACAAACTTGCTCTGTTCATCGTAGTAGATGGACTCTCCCCCAACGGCGGTGAGAACAATACGGAAGACGATGAGCACGGTGAGCCACAGCTTCCCCACGAAGGTGGAGTGGTTGTGGATCTCCTCCAGCAGCCGTGTGAGGAAGCTCCAGCTCATGGTGTCACTGGACAGTGGGGCAGACAGTGTCTCACTGTCACTTGCTCACAGACTCtggaaaacagaaaaagaaacaagAGGAGAGAGAAAAACAGAGTGAGTTTCTGCATGGTGGAAGTTCTAAGATTTGTCCAAACGTCTCTAGTAAGACTTTAATCCCAGCGGAAACCGCATTAGTCCTGCATGTTTAAAGGGGTGACACAATAATTGTATTAATTAAAATGTTCTCCAAGTTCAAGTAATCATTGCAATTTGCTCTATAGCTCcttgctactcacacacacacacacacacacacacacacacacacacacacacacacacactgaattcaGCTCCCTGCTCAGAGAGGTAGCTGTCTAGTTTGGACTTTTAGGGGGAATTAGAGGACGGAACAGACTGGAAAGAGGATATCAGTATTAAAAATACCGTCAAGCAGCACCGAGAAGGAGGGGACATAATCCAAATAGGGAATTTTCTATcatcaaatacacacacacacacacacacacacacacacacacacacacacacacacacacacacacacatgcagccatGCACACATTTCATTTAACAGCCTATCTCTTTCAGAAGAAATAAATCCTCTTACTGAGACTTCTTCTGGGTGAGGTGCAGTTTTCAGGATTGGGTTAACTTAGTTAGCTTCTTCCGGTTGGGAGCTAACCGACAGACTTGTACATGCCGTTTTGGAAGAAGGACAAGTTGCATATGTAGGTTAGATCAGCGCTGCAGGCGGAACATGCAAACCAGCAGAATGGGCAGGTGGCTGGCCACAAACCATTGGAGCAGGATTTCAGACGACAGACCCACATTAGCTCAGGCAGTGGAGCTGAACCCGAACCCTGCTGCCCCTCAGGGAAGCTTCGGGGATGAAttttgacatcgccacagaagttTCCTCCTCACCAAGGCACAATAACACAATGTCAGCTTGACTGGGAGCAAAATCCAAGCTTGAGTACTGGCTCAGGCTGGGGTCTAAAGACCTTCCAGGGATTCTCTTTACAAGCAGGTTTAAAGCTAAGAGCTGCAGAAAATCAAGGAGCTTCTGACTCCCTGTTTTGTGTCTGCagccagagctgagatgtttgaagAGGGCTTGCGATAAAGCATGCATCGAGTAATGATCTTTCTGCCTATATAAGGAAATGCCGTAGACACGGCAGGCAGATGTCAGGAATCCTCAGAAAGCATGCACACTCAAACATGTGAGTGCGACATCGCCAAGACTCAGAGCAATCTGGCAATCGGAGAAAGTCAGGAAGTGTTTGTGAGAGTTTTAACTTTGAGCTGATTCCAGCAAACAATGAGCATTCTAGCATTTTTACACTTTGCTGCTTTACTTTTCAGTCTCTGAAAGACTATttacctttttttcttctttttatctttttagttTTCACCATGATTCAGTTTATTTACTGTTTAGAAGTCAGTGTGTTATCCATGAAGATTATTCTCCCGAGTGATCCTTTGACAATGACAGATTTTTGTCCTAATAGGGTTTGTTCACACACTCTCCTCCTGCACTtattgtttaaccctctggaggcaggcgtttcagacttgcaacgttgaaacctacctacctggttactccacacacgtgtttcatgagcattttacaactcagaagtatccctgaaggacttagttgttcgtccttttatcaaaacttactttGAGCCTGAGGGGGTTAAATCTGGTGGCACATTCCTGTAGCATTTTTCAAAACACAACCGCACGAGTGAGTGAGCTTCTACCCTAACTTCCTCTtaggaaacattcctcagaataaTGAATGCTGTTTGTGATTTATCTGAAAGTTTAACCACCTTTTATGATTATTTTCTTCTATTTTTTCCACTTTGATTTGTGAACAGGCACCAAACTGTTGTCAAACGTTTTTAATTGTTTCAGCTATGGGAGACGGTGGTGGAGGAGTTAAGTGGCCTCCCTGTAACTAGAGGGTGACTGGTTGGAGCCCCGCTCAGTTGTCGtttccctgggcaagacacttcaaccTGCTGGGGGTGTTCGGAGGCACCTGGCTATGATGTAGctaatcaccatcagtgtgtgaatgtgtgtgtgaatgggtgaatgactttgTGTTGGGAGTTGTAGGACTCGAGAACACGCCGCAGGCAGGTTACCAGATCATTTGCTTAAAACAATGTACTAAAAGCATTTTTTGTTTGCATAACTACAGACTGAAATCAAACTTGACATCGATTAACGGCTGTACAAAAACAAAAGATGAGCTCAGTAATTGATGGGGAAAATGTCCAGTTTTCACACAAGAGTCGCCTGGAAACCGATTTTGTGCAAGCAGCACACAGGGACCATCAGTGGCCATTCACAAACATCTAAAGGATGTGTCAGTTTTGTAGATTTTCTAGGGGTGGGAATCGAAAACTGGCTCTTGTTCCGAAACGGTTCCCACTGTTTCAATTCCTAGGAGTCGTTTTCCATGTTTGCAAATGgttcccttatcaattccagttgGCGCGAATTACATCGCCATACATTTACTCAGCAAGAAAAATGGCGCCTAAGTGGCACAAACTCTCAGAGCTATACTTTACAAAAAAGGATGACAACAGAGAAACTTGTAATACTTAATATTTTATCAAAGAGAGGAAACACTCTGACTTTGTGTATTTTTCTccagcaatagggggcagtacaagcAAGCTGTAAGACCGTACCaatattttttgtttatgttcaCGTTTTTAGTTGGCAgacgctttcatccaaagcgaTGTACAATTTTtaccctatagggcatgttgtgatctgtgggggaaaccggagtacccggtggaaacccacacatgcatgtggaaaacatgcaactccacacagaaaagtcgcagccgagtttcgaacctgcaaccttcctgctgcgaggcaacagtgctaacaactgcgccaccatgcagcggatggccattagggtcaaaaatccctgggagcgcaacctccaccAAAgtgacgagcacatcagactccccttcatcactggcaatgagagaAGAAGTAAACGTGTGAAGAAACAACCTTTACGAACTGTGAAAGTTTTATAAccattgttacaaatcagtaaatgtgttttgtcctcatgggctcctgtagaaggaaacatcacTTCTAGTtttgcgtcgcccagagacttagacccgctcccgtgtattttagacccgattttttacGTTTATATGCTACGATGCCACCAACATTTAtattaacaactgggcatcatttaattcattttcaacaacattttgttggatatttccagagattaacggtaaaaactacacattgtctctttgaaGTGAAAGTTGTGTTTTTGACCTGCTCCAGACTAGTGAATGAAAACGCAGCAGCAACAGTGATGTTTacacgtcctctcctgttaacACTGCGTGTTACTCATCAGCTAACACTGCCTATCATGTTAGCGTCATTAGCCTTATttacacacctccacactagcagactccagagACAAAAGTACGACCTGTGGCGAGATTTGTTTCATcttgcaaaagctacagcaacagcaacacattctcacacccaacacGTCAAAATATGACtaatcgggacgccccagcgcatcaggagatgatgatcagggacacactgatgacgcaccgtcccagagcgtcggtatccgacgccggtggggagacggacattagaacaacTTGTGAACTACTCAACCTTCCCCACACCTCaaacctaaccttaaggtcacagttactgaccttaaggttaggattggggtgaagggaaggttaaacagttgaataatgtccgtgtgaccacgggcgtcaaacactgacgccagcggtgccacgtgtccctgcgtgtccctgatcgtcgtctcctgacgcgctggggcatcccgattaGTCATATTTTGACGCGTTGGGTGTGCTGGCAACACTGCACCGTACAAGAAGATGACTCTGCTTCacataaaggagaacatttggaaagacaATTCCAACTGATAACAGGCACAATTAATTATTCGTCATAAATAAACTGACAGTTATAGTGCAGGAGATTGTGTGCCATTGATTACTTGCCACCTATTGAACTACTCTAATTGTTAAGGGTGTTGATGAGGAATGGGACTGATGACAGTGGCATTGATATTGTGTTGGATATTAATAAAAACTTTTCAAATCCCACCCCCAGTATCTACTCCAAAAGACCAAATAACTGTCACCAAGTTTCACTGAAACGAAAAGTATTCAACTAATACAAATACAACCTGAGGAAAAGCAACAActagataaataaataacaacaatACAGAATGAAATAATATATTATTATACAA from Nothobranchius furzeri strain GRZ-AD chromosome 5, NfurGRZ-RIMD1, whole genome shotgun sequence encodes:
- the gjc1 gene encoding gap junction gamma-1 protein isoform X1 yields the protein MSWSFLTRLLEEIHNHSTFVGKLWLTVLIVFRIVLTAVGGESIYYDEQSKFVCNSGQPGCENVCYDAFAPLSHVRFWVFQIILVAMPSLIYMGYAVNKIARLDESKGGVGSAAVRTGGGSYTHRKPRKICFGARQHKSIEETEEDQEDDPMIYEVPEIEPPKRPRDPLQPMPRPKIRHDGRTRIRDEGLMRVYAMQLVTRTVLEAGFLAGQYLLYGFRVKPVFVCSGKPCPHSVDCFVSRPTEKTIFLRIMYGVTVLCLTLNVWEMLHLGIGSICDLIRRRRCPPQDDEFQLGLLSSNSGVEGSVGGTGPEAGSEGGVGGDGAADYVGYPFSWNTPSAPPGYNIVVKPEQMPYTDLSNAKIACKQNRANIAQEEQQQFGSNEDNFPTGGEARVALNKDMIQQAHEQLEAAIQAYSQQHRTEEQLEETQDDKPQSNIIQAQPQPHPHPQKERKHRVKHGKGGSSGGGSSSNSSSSKSGEGKPSVWI
- the gjc1 gene encoding gap junction gamma-1 protein isoform X2 — its product is MNRASLSATLIILVAMPSLIYMGYAVNKIARLDESKGGVGSAAVRTGGGSYTHRKPRKICFGARQHKSIEETEEDQEDDPMIYEVPEIEPPKRPRDPLQPMPRPKIRHDGRTRIRDEGLMRVYAMQLVTRTVLEAGFLAGQYLLYGFRVKPVFVCSGKPCPHSVDCFVSRPTEKTIFLRIMYGVTVLCLTLNVWEMLHLGIGSICDLIRRRRCPPQDDEFQLGLLSSNSGVEGSVGGTGPEAGSEGGVGGDGAADYVGYPFSWNTPSAPPGYNIVVKPEQMPYTDLSNAKIACKQNRANIAQEEQQQFGSNEDNFPTGGEARVALNKDMIQQAHEQLEAAIQAYSQQHRTEEQLEETQDDKPQSNIIQAQPQPHPHPQKERKHRVKHGKGGSSGGGSSSNSSSSKSGEGKPSVWI